TATCAGATGTTTCTTAAAACATTCACAATTTTAATAATAAGAAGATGTATTTTTAGACATTTTCAGAAAAATATTTGTAATTAGTTTGGAGAAAAGAAAAATCAAGCAATAGCCTATGAAAAGATAAAAATAATTCGCCCATTTATGAAGGAGAAAAAAATTGTGCATGACTAGTATCGGCTTACAAATAAATGACAAAAAGAGTGCTAAGACAATAGTGTACAAATAGAAGTTTTTATTATGATTTAACGTCCATTGGTAAACTAGAATAAACAGCACTGGTACTAGTGCAGTGTCTAAAGATAGATTACCTGGCACATAAGGAGTGAGTTCATAAGGATATCCCCATAATCCCTGCTTATTTCCCCACGTATCTACTATTCCAAACCATACATTTATATTAAAACCATAAAATCCTAAGAGAAACATTTTTTTTCGATCAATAACAAAATATAATACTAATAATGGAGTCAAAAACATCAACAAAAATATCACCCAAAATTGCCAAGATTGAAAATTTGAATATTGGTGCCAATATTCAACCCTTAAATCTGTAACATCCTTCATCAAAGAGTTTATTTTTTCATAAGCTTCCATTTGTTGTTGATCCATATTAATTTTCAATCATAACACTCCACTCATCGTCATTGTTTTATTTTTTGTTAAAAACAAGAAATACATGCAAGAGTGGAAAAAAACTTTTTCATAGCAATCCTACCCTGTAGCTGAAACTTACTCTATAAAGAAAACAGGTGCAGAATCAACATTTTTCAGCCATATTTCTTCTTTACTATCTAACCCCTTTTTCATCCAAACATCACCATGTGATTCCTCTGTTGATGCTTTACGAACCCAAGTGATATAAGAAGAAACCGCTTGAGGATCTATATCAAGCTCATTACTTCTCGGATTAGTTAATTGATATTGCTCGTTTGTTTTTAACGAAATCAGATAAAGAGCTGTTTTCATTGTAGGAACTGGTCCTTCCTCCCACTCTTTATTTTCTTTAGCACGAGCAACGATCATTTTTTCAGAAGAGTACCATTCTAAGTCAAGATCGACAAAACCTTTAGGTGTGTATTCTCTTTGGTTTGTAGAGGTAGGCATCTCTTTTATTTTGAGATTCTTGTTTTCTACGAAGAATCTCCCTTCTCCAGAAATATAAGCTAACTGTTCAGAAGCTGGAGCCCACTTCACCCAATCCGGATATCCTAGCATTTTCCCAACCTGTTGAAATTGTTCTCCTTGCTCGGAAAGTACACATAAAGTGTTACTGTCCATCGACCAGGACGCAGTTGGTATGCCTATAAAGCTTACCCATTTCCCATCATAACTCCACTTAAAATAATCAGCATAAATGAAAAATAAATCAGGAACTTTTGTTTTAATCGTAT
This Metabacillus endolithicus DNA region includes the following protein-coding sequences:
- a CDS encoding CBO0543 family protein codes for the protein MKINMDQQQMEAYEKINSLMKDVTDLRVEYWHQYSNFQSWQFWVIFLLMFLTPLLVLYFVIDRKKMFLLGFYGFNINVWFGIVDTWGNKQGLWGYPYELTPYVPGNLSLDTALVPVLFILVYQWTLNHNKNFYLYTIVLALFLSFICKPILVMHNFFLLHKWANYFYLFIGYCLIFLFSKLITNIFLKMSKNTSSYY